The Rhodopseudomonas palustris genome window below encodes:
- a CDS encoding methyl-accepting chemotaxis protein, with protein MHPKARWTWSSEFRRLCGYSSEAEFPNVVQSWSDRLHPDDVAPTFAAFTQTCQTGIGYDVKYRLKVKDGSYRWFRATGGVVLDENRKPRRACGSLVDIDDLVKAENQKRDSIHQLASDFESAIGKIVRTVSTASADLESSARQLATTADTSQHLASNVAAASEEATCNVQSVASATDQLSSSIREISQQVQESARIAGDAVGQARNTTERVSELSKAATRIGDVVELINTIAGQTNLLALNATIEAARAGEAGRGFSVVAAEVKALAEQTAKATGEIGQQISRIQSATQESVGAISEISGTIEKLSEISAHIASAVEEQGAATQEISRNIQQTAQGTERVSATILDVKRGAVETGSSSTQLLSSAQSLSQESGRLEDEVSRFLRTVRAS; from the coding sequence ATGCATCCCAAGGCGCGGTGGACCTGGTCGTCCGAATTCCGCCGGCTGTGCGGCTACAGCTCCGAAGCCGAATTCCCGAACGTCGTGCAGTCCTGGTCGGACCGCTTGCATCCCGACGATGTCGCGCCGACCTTCGCGGCCTTCACCCAGACCTGCCAGACCGGCATCGGTTACGACGTCAAGTATCGCCTCAAGGTCAAGGACGGCAGCTATCGCTGGTTCCGCGCCACCGGCGGTGTGGTGCTCGACGAGAACCGCAAGCCGCGGCGCGCCTGCGGCTCGCTGGTCGACATCGACGACCTGGTGAAGGCGGAAAACCAGAAGCGCGACTCGATCCATCAGCTCGCCAGCGATTTCGAAAGCGCGATCGGCAAGATCGTCAGGACGGTGTCGACTGCGTCGGCCGATCTCGAAAGCTCGGCGCGCCAGCTTGCCACCACGGCCGACACCTCGCAGCATCTCGCCAGCAACGTTGCTGCCGCGTCCGAAGAAGCGACCTGCAACGTGCAGTCGGTGGCGTCGGCGACCGATCAGTTGTCGTCGTCGATCCGCGAGATCAGCCAGCAGGTGCAGGAATCGGCGCGGATCGCCGGTGACGCCGTCGGCCAGGCGCGCAACACCACCGAGCGCGTCAGCGAACTGTCGAAGGCCGCGACGCGGATCGGCGACGTCGTCGAACTGATCAACACCATCGCGGGCCAGACCAACTTGCTGGCGCTGAATGCGACGATCGAGGCCGCGCGCGCCGGTGAAGCCGGTCGTGGGTTCTCGGTTGTCGCTGCCGAGGTGAAGGCGCTCGCGGAGCAGACCGCGAAGGCCACCGGCGAGATCGGCCAGCAGATCAGCCGCATTCAGTCGGCGACGCAGGAATCGGTCGGCGCGATCAGCGAGATCAGCGGCACCATCGAGAAGCTGTCGGAAATCTCGGCGCACATCGCGTCCGCGGTGGAAGAGCAGGGCGCGGCGACGCAGGAGATCTCGCGCAACATTCAGCAGACTGCGCAAGGCACCGAGCGCGTTTCCGCCACCATCCTGGACGTCAAGCGCGGCGCGGTCGAAACCGGCTCGTCGTCGACGCAGCTATTGTCGTCGGCGCAGTCGCTGTCGCAGGAGAGCGGCCGGCTCGAAGACGAAGTGAGCCGCTTCCTTCGCACCGTGCGCGCTTCATAG
- a CDS encoding sensor histidine kinase, producing MTAFGKLIRTTAFRLTLVYLFLFGLFAASLVAYFAWTTRKLITDQITTTVDAEIAEINDIYGRRGLRGVVFTLENRALRPGANLYLVTTPAGQAVAGNVGALAPGVMSKLGWSETFYRRLDDQERSDHRALVRVTELSSGFRLLVGRDLEERRRLNKVVRSAAQWSVLIVVVLGLGGGVFAARRVLRRIDAMTGTTQRIMAGDLSGRLPVGRSGDELDRLAENLNAMLERIEALMSGMKEVSDNIAHDLKTPLTRLRNRAEEALARASSESDYRVALESTIEESDGLIRTFNALLMIARAEAGYASGDMSDFDAAEIARDIHELYEPLAEDNELSLQVEALAAPVRGNRELISQALANLVENAIKYGKPQPPADGSAEATTATVLIEARRDGDQVLLSVTDHGIGIPEGDRKHAIERFVRLEASRTLPGSGLGLSLASAVARLHGGELRLADADPGLRATLAIPARTGEGQASATTLEPAPA from the coding sequence GTGACCGCTTTCGGTAAACTGATCCGAACCACCGCGTTTCGGCTGACGCTGGTCTATCTGTTTCTGTTCGGTCTGTTTGCGGCCTCGCTGGTGGCGTACTTTGCCTGGACCACGCGCAAGCTGATCACCGATCAGATCACCACCACGGTCGACGCCGAGATTGCCGAGATCAACGACATCTACGGCCGACGCGGTCTGCGCGGCGTGGTGTTCACGCTCGAGAACCGCGCGCTGCGGCCCGGCGCCAATCTCTATCTCGTCACCACGCCGGCCGGGCAGGCGGTCGCCGGCAATGTCGGCGCGCTGGCGCCGGGGGTGATGAGCAAGCTCGGCTGGAGCGAGACGTTCTATCGCCGGCTCGACGATCAGGAGCGCTCCGATCACCGCGCGCTGGTGCGCGTCACCGAGCTGTCGAGCGGCTTTCGCCTGCTGGTCGGCCGCGATCTCGAAGAGCGGCGGCGGCTGAACAAAGTGGTGCGCTCGGCGGCACAATGGTCGGTGCTGATCGTCGTCGTGCTCGGCCTCGGCGGCGGCGTGTTCGCGGCGCGCCGCGTGCTGCGGCGGATCGATGCGATGACCGGCACCACGCAGCGGATCATGGCGGGTGACCTGTCGGGCCGGTTGCCGGTCGGGCGCAGCGGCGACGAGCTCGACCGTCTGGCGGAAAATCTCAACGCGATGCTGGAGCGGATCGAAGCCCTGATGTCGGGGATGAAGGAGGTCTCCGACAACATCGCGCACGATTTGAAGACGCCGCTGACGCGGCTGCGCAACCGCGCCGAGGAGGCGTTGGCGCGGGCCTCCAGCGAGTCCGACTATCGCGTCGCGCTGGAGAGCACGATCGAGGAGTCCGACGGTCTGATCCGCACCTTCAACGCGCTATTGATGATCGCGCGCGCCGAAGCCGGTTACGCCAGCGGCGACATGAGCGACTTCGACGCCGCCGAGATCGCACGCGACATCCACGAATTGTACGAGCCGCTGGCAGAAGACAACGAGCTCAGCCTGCAGGTCGAGGCTCTGGCCGCGCCGGTCCGCGGCAATCGGGAATTGATCAGCCAGGCGCTCGCCAATCTGGTCGAGAACGCGATCAAGTACGGCAAGCCGCAGCCGCCGGCGGATGGCAGCGCCGAGGCCACCACCGCCACCGTGCTGATCGAGGCGCGGCGTGATGGCGATCAGGTGCTGCTCAGCGTCACCGACCACGGCATCGGTATTCCGGAAGGCGACCGCAAGCACGCGATCGAGCGCTTCGTCCGGCTCGAGGCCAGCCGTACGCTGCCGGGCTCCGGGCTTGGCCTCAGCTTGGCCTCGGCGGTGGCGCGGCTGCACGGCGGCGAACTGCGACTTGCCGACGCGGACCCGGGTTTGCGCGCCACGCTTGCAATTCCGGCCCGCACGGGCGAAGGACAGGCCTCCGCAACAACTCTCGAACCGGCGCCGGCATGA
- a CDS encoding bifunctional [glutamine synthetase] adenylyltransferase/[glutamine synthetase]-adenylyl-L-tyrosine phosphorylase, giving the protein MIFSAITADLDQTALAARFGAGPRLYDPVLAAERWAGWLGDLAPEQADAIAALGNAFPDLQTALQSITEASPYLFDLIRADPVRLLRVLRGAPEQRLAKLLEDAETYVAAASAEDEVMAALRRLKAEAALLIALCDIGGIWPVMQVTQALTDLAGRSVQMALRFLLRQEAGRGRIVPPNPDCPEQGSGLIVLAMGKMGAGELNYSSDIDLIVFYELDAPTLAPDIEPQPFFVRVTQGLSRILQQRRGDGYVFRVDLRLRPDPASTPVALSTVSALNYYEREGRTWERAAMIKARPCAGDLVAGEALLSEIAPFVWRKHLDFAALSDVHDMKRQMQTYRGQTEIAVEGHNVKVGRGGIREIEFFAQTQQLIAGGRHPELRVRPTLEALEILAARNWITWQARDELTEAYLFLRKVEHRVQMIADEQTHALPDTVEAIERFSRFLGYDSRDSFARDLLGYLERVQGHYAKLFEGDPTGTAKLPPVDYGAGPEDTRLLDHLLSLGYKKPLMIATTLQQWMTGGYRVLKVETTQRAFREFVPALIEELARAEQPDDAVNAFDRLLQALHRGGRLISLLSQNRELLTLVALVLGAAPRLGDMLARQPQILDGLIDPRFFGAMPDQTELSARLAVTLADAGSYEEFLDRLRLFGQESLFLIGTRILSGTVPTQQAAVAFADVAEGIVGTVHGLVSEQFASTYGRVKGQQTAILAMGKLGSREMTASSDLDLILIYDFDDDQPDSDGERSLHGAQYFARFTQRLISAFTTRTNYGVLYDVDMRLRPSGRAGPVASRLDAFAAYQEQEAWTWEHLALTRARVISAAPEFRSRIEQVIRAVLTRPRDAAIIANDVAEMRRAIAQEKGEDDVWDLKYAAGGMVDIDFIAQYLQLVHAYEAPDILHVNTLTALDHATRLGFLAQADAEVLRPAARLYQDLTQILRLCVSEKFNPDTAGDDLLRVMVRAGDAPDFSSLQARVKETQSDVRAIFNRLIGGEDA; this is encoded by the coding sequence ATGATTTTTTCCGCGATCACCGCGGACCTCGACCAGACCGCTTTGGCCGCGCGCTTCGGCGCCGGACCGCGCCTGTACGATCCCGTACTGGCGGCGGAGCGTTGGGCTGGCTGGCTGGGCGATCTGGCGCCTGAACAGGCCGATGCGATCGCTGCTCTCGGCAACGCGTTCCCCGACCTGCAGACCGCGCTGCAGTCGATCACCGAGGCCTCGCCGTATCTGTTCGATCTGATCCGGGCCGATCCGGTGCGGCTGCTGCGGGTGCTGCGCGGCGCTCCGGAACAGAGGCTCGCCAAGCTCCTCGAAGACGCCGAGACGTACGTCGCTGCAGCGTCGGCCGAAGACGAGGTGATGGCGGCGCTGCGCCGACTCAAGGCCGAGGCGGCGCTGTTGATCGCGCTGTGCGACATCGGCGGGATCTGGCCGGTGATGCAGGTGACGCAGGCGCTCACTGATCTCGCCGGCCGCTCGGTGCAGATGGCGCTGCGCTTCCTGCTGCGCCAGGAAGCCGGCCGCGGCCGGATCGTGCCGCCCAATCCCGATTGCCCGGAGCAGGGCTCCGGCCTGATCGTGCTGGCGATGGGCAAGATGGGCGCCGGCGAACTGAACTATTCGAGCGACATCGACCTGATCGTGTTCTACGAGCTCGATGCGCCGACGCTCGCGCCCGACATCGAACCGCAGCCGTTCTTCGTCCGCGTGACGCAGGGGCTCAGCCGGATTCTGCAGCAGCGCCGCGGTGACGGCTACGTGTTCCGCGTCGACCTGCGACTGCGGCCCGATCCGGCGTCGACGCCGGTGGCGCTCTCGACCGTGTCGGCGCTCAATTACTACGAACGCGAAGGCCGCACCTGGGAACGCGCCGCTATGATCAAGGCGCGGCCCTGCGCCGGCGATCTCGTCGCCGGTGAAGCGCTGCTGTCGGAGATCGCGCCGTTCGTCTGGCGCAAGCATCTCGATTTCGCCGCGCTGTCCGACGTCCACGACATGAAGCGGCAGATGCAGACCTATCGCGGCCAGACCGAGATCGCGGTCGAAGGCCACAACGTCAAGGTCGGCCGCGGCGGCATCCGCGAGATCGAATTCTTCGCCCAGACCCAGCAACTGATCGCCGGCGGCCGCCATCCCGAACTACGCGTGCGGCCGACGCTGGAGGCGCTGGAGATTCTGGCGGCGCGCAACTGGATCACCTGGCAGGCGCGCGACGAGCTGACCGAAGCGTATCTGTTCCTGCGCAAGGTCGAGCACCGCGTGCAGATGATCGCCGACGAGCAGACCCACGCGCTGCCCGACACCGTCGAGGCGATCGAACGGTTTTCGCGTTTCCTCGGCTACGACAGCCGGGACTCGTTTGCGCGCGATCTGCTCGGCTATCTCGAACGGGTGCAGGGCCATTACGCCAAGCTGTTCGAAGGCGATCCGACCGGCACCGCCAAGCTGCCGCCGGTCGATTACGGCGCGGGCCCCGAAGACACGCGGTTGCTCGATCACCTGCTGTCGCTCGGCTACAAGAAGCCGCTGATGATCGCGACCACGCTGCAGCAGTGGATGACCGGCGGTTATCGCGTGCTCAAGGTCGAGACCACGCAGCGCGCGTTCCGCGAATTTGTGCCGGCGCTGATCGAGGAGCTGGCGCGCGCCGAACAGCCGGACGACGCCGTCAATGCGTTCGATCGCCTGCTGCAGGCGCTGCATCGCGGCGGCCGGCTGATTTCGCTGCTGAGCCAGAACCGCGAACTCTTGACGCTGGTGGCGCTGGTGCTCGGCGCCGCGCCACGGCTCGGCGACATGCTGGCACGGCAGCCGCAGATCCTCGACGGCCTGATCGACCCGCGGTTCTTCGGCGCGATGCCGGATCAGACCGAACTGTCGGCGCGGCTGGCAGTGACGCTGGCGGATGCCGGCTCGTACGAAGAGTTTCTCGATCGGCTGAGGCTGTTCGGCCAGGAGAGCCTGTTCCTGATCGGAACGCGGATTCTGTCCGGCACTGTTCCGACCCAGCAGGCGGCGGTGGCGTTCGCCGACGTCGCCGAAGGCATCGTCGGCACGGTGCATGGCCTGGTCAGCGAGCAGTTCGCCTCGACCTACGGCCGGGTCAAAGGACAGCAGACTGCGATCCTGGCGATGGGCAAGCTCGGCAGCCGCGAGATGACGGCGTCGTCCGACCTCGACCTGATCCTGATCTATGATTTCGACGACGATCAGCCCGACAGCGACGGCGAGCGCTCGCTACACGGCGCGCAGTACTTCGCGCGGTTCACCCAGCGGCTGATCTCGGCGTTCACAACGCGGACTAACTACGGCGTGCTGTACGACGTCGACATGCGGCTGCGGCCGTCGGGCCGCGCCGGCCCGGTGGCGTCGCGGCTCGATGCGTTCGCCGCCTATCAGGAACAGGAAGCCTGGACCTGGGAGCATCTGGCGCTGACCCGGGCGCGGGTGATCTCGGCCGCGCCCGAGTTTCGCAGCAGGATCGAGCAGGTGATCCGTGCGGTGCTGACGCGGCCGCGCGACGCGGCGATCATCGCCAACGACGTCGCCGAAATGCGCCGCGCAATCGCGCAGGAGAAGGGCGAGGACGACGTCTGGGATCTGAAATATGCCGCCGGCGGCATGGTCGATATCGACTTCATCGCGCAGTATTTGCAGCTCGTGCATGCGTACGAGGCCCCGGACATCCTGCACGTCAATACGCTCACCGCGCTCGACCATGCGACCCGGCTCGGTTTCCTGGCACAGGCTGATGCCGAAGTGCTGCGGCCCGCAGCGCGGCTGTATCAGGACCTGACGCAGATCCTGCGGCTGTGCGTCAGCGAGAAGTTCAATCCGGACACCGCCGGCGACGATCTGTTGCGGGTGATGGTGCGTGCCGGTGACGCGCCGGACTTCTCGTCGCTGCAGGCGCGGGTGAAAGAGACCCAGTCCGACGTGCGCGCGATCTTCAACCGCCTGATCGGCGGCGAGGACGCTTAA
- a CDS encoding helix-turn-helix domain-containing protein, whose product MASLPRLYYVTSGLDEANAFATWRAVISPLFEPRPCGPSRKTPTGSAYGIIIGDLVVAKVAFNAQDFVRDAHRISVTPDHLLLHLYVSGGFNGEVTRQQTVIGPGKVALIDLACPISTRAFASNTMCLIVPRKLLGGLPLHALKPKLDPLRNDLLAAYIRSLQERSAQLTEADVATTVAETADFLRRLLAPSAEADLAPQRGADETILALTEALIRDNLAQPELSPDWLAQQLDVSRASLYRLFAERGGVMRYVQERRLLAVQAALADPVETRRLSRLASDLGFKSEAHFSRSFRARFGITASAYRKAQLDASAAIQLTSPAVVQQWWTAVARDPFRQAV is encoded by the coding sequence ATGGCGTCCCTTCCCCGACTCTATTACGTGACCTCCGGCCTCGACGAGGCGAACGCGTTCGCGACTTGGCGTGCGGTGATCTCGCCGCTGTTCGAACCGCGTCCGTGCGGGCCGAGCCGCAAGACGCCGACCGGATCAGCCTACGGCATCATCATCGGCGACCTGGTGGTCGCCAAGGTGGCGTTCAACGCTCAGGATTTTGTCCGCGACGCCCACCGCATCTCCGTGACGCCGGATCATCTGCTGCTGCACCTCTACGTGTCGGGCGGCTTCAACGGCGAGGTGACGCGGCAGCAGACCGTGATCGGCCCCGGCAAGGTGGCGTTGATCGATCTCGCCTGCCCGATCTCGACCCGGGCATTCGCATCGAACACGATGTGCCTGATCGTGCCGCGCAAGCTGCTCGGCGGGCTGCCGCTGCATGCGCTCAAGCCGAAGCTCGATCCGCTGCGCAACGACCTGCTCGCCGCCTATATCCGCTCGCTGCAGGAGCGCAGCGCGCAGCTCACCGAGGCCGACGTGGCAACGACAGTGGCGGAGACCGCCGACTTCCTGCGCCGCCTGCTGGCGCCGTCCGCCGAAGCGGATCTCGCTCCGCAGCGCGGCGCCGACGAGACCATTCTGGCGCTGACCGAAGCGCTGATCCGCGACAACCTCGCGCAGCCGGAGCTGTCGCCCGACTGGCTGGCGCAGCAGCTCGACGTGTCGCGTGCCTCGCTGTACCGGCTGTTCGCCGAGCGCGGCGGGGTGATGCGTTATGTCCAGGAACGCCGGCTGCTCGCGGTGCAGGCGGCGCTGGCCGACCCGGTGGAGACGCGGCGGCTGTCGCGCCTCGCCTCCGATCTCGGCTTCAAGAGCGAGGCGCATTTCAGCCGCTCGTTCCGCGCCCGGTTCGGCATCACCGCCAGCGCCTATCGCAAGGCGCAGCTCGATGCCTCAGCCGCAATCCAGCTCACCAGCCCGGCGGTGGTGCAGCAATGGTGGACCGCGGTGGCGCGCGATCCGTTCAGGCAGGCCGTCTGA
- a CDS encoding autotransporter domain-containing protein, whose amino-acid sequence MSAALYAAESPSKSVAKTALSPELKAKFSDAMRQGERALIAQAYDSTYRDPGLRDAVVRHVSTLAPTAMRDVTTAADLGVLTSGQRMVLAPNAAQVLATRTASVSGLTASSYQNVAMAVNNSPNLPNPLPTTAEQTWNLDMIGAQGAYNRGFTGAGVTVTVADTGFDTTNAGLVNKLRTNLGKNYVVEIGKAFDPNDLSPESAQKTDIHGSHVAGIIAAEKFTNVDAHGVAYDASIIPLRAITEKGYTTYGNVDSSALALNYFAGLSGTMVYNASYGPNSDGLTNLKLWTVGNIDDEANAAFNVLKAGKIIVAAAGNDRAENPVAARNANGIALMPFFNPAHAGLGVYDDQGQQLDGSALQHQQGQIISVMSVGITKAAASYSNLCGVTASWCVAAPGGDDATGALVYSTVPVNTYGFAQGTSMAAPTVSGAIAVLIQANPSYNAQDLSRLLFSTTEDLGAPGVDAVFGYGLIRLDRATDGPTSLAANTAVSVAADQTTYWSRLLTTDGDFSKVGTGILSISGRTDAGGNVFAQLGTLAVDGTLTMSAGHRLEVAQPATLAGFGTIAGDTVIAGTLSPGKMANIGDLVNNNVVAAGTVLNGNSVGTLTFNGNVTLTSTATTRIDIDGSLIVPGGPGTYDKIYVTGAGNVFYAAGTLTPVLRGSVGTVSNYTPAIGAKFAFVQATDGASTAGSFSKLEQPTSGLPANGRFDLIYNPTSIALAVTPSSFSQLAEADRLGPTQQSIARILDNKRAASGVMPSANEKALYDALYKLNTQAEFDKALNQLPGSGQPAMASAPLQAFTGFLGAIGDRQDMLTSGSEIGQNGTAQSFAMSYAGSNTMGAGTNAAMNAFASISPAERVQDGWSVWGQGFGRNSRVGDSGDLSGSKAVSAGFAVGVDRRFSNSFNAGGAFGYARTTATSTDMQGTVDTYAGAAYASWTPGAAVLDFRIAAGPSQMATSRQILLSPTSLQGSANGVGVGTTFEAGYRFAMGHDVTLKPFVGMTWQGFRRDAYSESQLPIGLVYAARTYDKLTSTVGAAVSARLRTTDGTTLAPELKVGWGYDLRDSTLVSEAALLDQAFLVDAAQPGRNAALVSAKLSGWRTETFRMFAAYTGEYRSNATSHQVSAGARVNW is encoded by the coding sequence ATGTCAGCCGCGTTGTATGCGGCGGAGTCGCCTTCGAAATCGGTTGCCAAGACTGCGTTGTCGCCCGAACTGAAGGCGAAATTCTCCGACGCGATGCGGCAGGGCGAGCGCGCGCTGATCGCGCAGGCCTACGACAGCACGTATCGCGATCCGGGACTACGCGACGCGGTGGTGCGTCATGTCTCCACGCTGGCGCCGACGGCGATGCGCGACGTCACCACCGCTGCAGATCTCGGCGTGCTGACCTCCGGCCAGCGCATGGTGCTCGCACCGAACGCTGCGCAAGTGCTCGCGACCCGTACCGCGTCGGTCTCGGGATTGACCGCATCGTCGTATCAGAACGTTGCGATGGCGGTGAACAACTCGCCGAACCTGCCGAACCCGCTGCCAACTACGGCCGAGCAGACCTGGAACCTGGATATGATCGGCGCCCAGGGCGCCTATAACCGCGGTTTCACCGGCGCCGGCGTCACCGTGACGGTGGCTGATACCGGCTTCGACACGACCAATGCCGGCCTCGTCAACAAGCTGCGCACCAACCTCGGCAAGAACTACGTCGTCGAGATCGGCAAGGCGTTCGATCCGAATGATCTCTCTCCGGAGAGCGCGCAGAAGACCGACATCCACGGGTCGCACGTCGCCGGCATTATCGCGGCCGAGAAGTTCACCAATGTCGACGCGCACGGCGTCGCTTACGATGCCAGCATCATTCCGCTGCGCGCGATCACCGAGAAGGGCTACACCACATACGGGAACGTCGACTCCTCCGCGCTGGCGCTGAACTACTTCGCGGGCCTGAGCGGGACGATGGTCTATAACGCCAGCTACGGTCCGAACTCCGACGGTCTGACCAATCTGAAGCTTTGGACCGTCGGAAACATCGACGACGAGGCGAATGCCGCGTTCAATGTCCTCAAAGCGGGCAAGATCATCGTCGCCGCGGCCGGCAACGACCGCGCCGAGAATCCTGTCGCCGCCCGCAATGCCAACGGCATCGCGTTGATGCCGTTCTTCAATCCGGCGCATGCCGGGCTTGGCGTCTATGACGATCAGGGACAGCAGCTCGACGGATCTGCCCTTCAACATCAGCAGGGACAGATCATTTCGGTGATGTCGGTGGGCATCACCAAGGCGGCCGCGTCCTATTCGAATCTCTGCGGCGTGACCGCGAGCTGGTGCGTTGCCGCGCCGGGCGGCGATGATGCAACGGGCGCACTGGTGTATTCGACCGTGCCGGTGAACACCTACGGCTTCGCGCAAGGCACCTCGATGGCGGCGCCGACGGTGTCAGGCGCGATCGCGGTGCTGATCCAGGCCAATCCGAGCTACAACGCGCAGGACCTGTCGCGCCTGTTGTTCTCGACCACCGAAGATCTCGGCGCGCCGGGCGTCGACGCCGTGTTCGGCTACGGTCTGATCCGGCTCGATCGGGCCACCGACGGCCCGACCAGCCTGGCTGCCAACACGGCAGTGTCGGTTGCCGCTGACCAGACCACCTATTGGAGCCGGCTGCTCACCACCGACGGTGATTTCTCGAAGGTCGGCACCGGCATCCTGAGCATTTCCGGCCGGACCGACGCCGGAGGCAACGTATTCGCCCAGCTCGGCACGCTCGCAGTCGACGGCACGCTGACGATGTCGGCGGGCCATCGCCTCGAAGTGGCGCAGCCCGCAACCCTGGCCGGCTTCGGCACGATCGCCGGCGACACCGTGATCGCGGGCACGCTGTCGCCGGGCAAGATGGCCAATATCGGCGACCTGGTGAACAACAACGTGGTGGCGGCCGGCACGGTACTGAACGGCAACTCGGTCGGCACGCTGACCTTCAATGGCAACGTGACGCTGACCTCCACCGCCACGACGCGGATCGATATCGACGGCTCGCTGATCGTGCCGGGCGGCCCCGGCACGTACGATAAGATCTACGTCACCGGCGCCGGCAATGTGTTCTACGCGGCCGGCACGCTGACGCCGGTGCTGCGTGGCAGCGTCGGCACCGTCAGCAACTATACGCCGGCAATCGGCGCCAAGTTCGCGTTTGTGCAGGCGACCGATGGCGCCAGCACCGCGGGCAGCTTCTCCAAGCTGGAGCAGCCGACCTCGGGGCTGCCGGCCAACGGCCGCTTCGACCTGATCTACAACCCGACCTCGATCGCCCTGGCGGTGACGCCGTCGAGCTTCAGCCAGCTCGCCGAAGCCGACAGGCTGGGGCCGACACAGCAGTCGATCGCCCGCATCCTCGACAACAAGCGTGCGGCCTCGGGCGTGATGCCGAGTGCCAACGAGAAGGCGCTGTACGACGCGCTGTACAAGCTCAACACTCAGGCCGAGTTCGACAAGGCGCTGAATCAGCTCCCCGGTTCCGGCCAGCCGGCGATGGCCAGCGCGCCGTTGCAGGCGTTCACCGGCTTCCTCGGCGCGATCGGCGATCGCCAGGACATGCTGACGTCGGGCAGCGAGATCGGCCAGAACGGCACCGCGCAATCCTTCGCGATGTCCTATGCGGGCAGCAACACGATGGGCGCCGGCACCAATGCGGCGATGAACGCGTTCGCCAGCATCTCGCCGGCCGAGCGGGTGCAGGACGGCTGGTCGGTGTGGGGCCAGGGCTTCGGTCGCAACAGCCGGGTCGGCGATAGCGGCGATCTGTCCGGCTCGAAGGCGGTCAGCGCCGGCTTCGCGGTCGGCGTCGATCGGCGGTTCTCCAACAGCTTCAACGCCGGCGGCGCGTTCGGCTACGCGCGCACCACGGCGACCAGCACCGACATGCAGGGCACCGTCGATACCTATGCGGGCGCCGCCTATGCGAGCTGGACGCCGGGCGCTGCCGTGCTCGACTTCCGCATCGCGGCCGGTCCGAGCCAGATGGCGACCAGCCGCCAGATCCTGTTGTCGCCGACCAGCCTGCAGGGCAGCGCCAATGGCGTCGGCGTCGGCACCACGTTCGAGGCGGGCTATCGGTTTGCGATGGGGCACGACGTGACGCTGAAGCCGTTCGTCGGCATGACCTGGCAGGGCTTCCGCCGCGACGCCTACAGCGAAAGCCAGCTGCCGATCGGCCTCGTCTATGCGGCTCGGACCTACGACAAGCTGACCTCCACGGTCGGCGCGGCGGTGAGCGCGCGGCTGCGCACCACCGACGGCACCACGTTGGCGCCGGAGCTGAAGGTCGGCTGGGGCTACGACCTGCGTGACAGCACGCTGGTCAGCGAAGCCGCGCTGCTCGATCAAGCGTTCCTGGTCGATGCCGCGCAGCCGGGCCGCAACGCCGCGCTGGTGAGCGCCAAGCTGTCGGGCTGGCGCACCGAGACGTTCCGAATGTTCGCCGCCTACACCGGCGAGTATCGCAGCAACGCCACCAGCCACCAGGTCTCGGCCGGCGCCCGCGTCAACTGGTAA